The window AGATGATGTAATTGTGTTACTACAGGACACAGCCTTGGCTTTCGAAATTTATAGaggttatataaaaaaaaaaattggttaaattttttattaaatgtttatGGCTTCCAAAATCTCAGATCCGGTCAATTGCTCAGGAACTAGAGTTTAGTAGATTAACTACATGTTAGATGGAAGTTTAGGCAGAACAGAAACAGCTAGGGATTCTGGATTGGTCTAGGATCTTTGTTTCTGGACAATGTTTGAGAGTGAACTGCTACCAGTCATATATGTGAACTACTATGTAGTTTTGAGAAATAGATGTGCATTTTTTTTGTAAGCCAATTGtctttcttactttttttttggtttctggttagttaataatattttttttgaaacttcattATCAGGCAAGGAAAGCTCTACGTGCGTTGAAGGGAATAGTAAAGCTCCAAGCATATATAAGAGGCCGTGCAGTGAGACGCCAAGCGATGACTACACTAAAATGCTTGCAATCCGTTGTGAACATTCAGTCACAAGTCTGCGGTAAGAGAACTCAAATTCCTCCCAGAGGCTCTCACAGAGATTACGAAGAGAGCCACATGTTCAGCGAGAACATACTCAAGGTACGTTACGTGATCTatattaaaaaggggggggaggggggggggaaGTACTGTACTAGTAGGTTAAGATGATATGATATTATCAGGTTGACACAAACGGTCAGAAGAGATGGGACGATAGTCTATTGACAAAGGAAGAGGCGAGAGCTGTGGTCATGAGCAAGAGAGAAGCTGCGTTAAGAAGAGAAAGGATCAAAGAATATGCAGTTACTCACCGGGTATTTCTATCTGTCTATACAGCTTTGTTGGTTTTTGATTGCGTTATAAGTTTCATAATATCACCTGAAAACTGTTTTATGTAGAAATCCGCGGAGTCGTACCAGAAACGGAGTAACACGAAGTGGAAGTACTGGTTAGATGAATGGGTAGATACTCAAAGAACCAAGAGCAAGGAGCTAGAAGATCTCGACTTGTCTTTAAGAACAAAAACTAAAGACGAAACTATGAATAAAACTCCAAGGAACTCATCGCCGAGAAGATTGGTGAGTAATAGTAATAACCATAGAAGACAAGCTTCAATAAGTGAAGAGGAACCACAAAACCCTGTGGCTGCTGTCACTGTCACTACTACACCAACTTACATGGTTGCAACAGAGTCAGCAAAGGCAAAGTCAAGATCTCTGAGCTCACCAAGGATAAGACCGAGAAGCTTCGACACGCAGTCAGAGAGTTACTCGCCGTACAAGAACAAGCTGTGCCTGACAACTTCGGTGATGAGCGAAGCACCAAGCAGAGTGAGAGTTGGGAATAGCAATGGCAATAACAGTAGGGCAAGTGCATACCAGCAAAGGTCTCCAGGGTTAAGGGGATTTAGCATAGGCCCTTTGAAATCATGCAATAATGGTGGTCTACTGAACGATCTCAGCATTAACTCGGAACGATCTCTACCCAGCTGGAGCAAGCAGAGCAGCTTGAGATGATGAGTGGGACTTTGAGCCCTGTATATACACTTACATACTTTCCAATGTTTCTTTGTTGAGAGGGTCACACCCACATGTGTATCATCACATCTTCtttggtttctcttttttttttacactgtTTCACTCAATTTCATTTGATTAAGTTGCCCAAGGACAATGTAATGACTATCAATCTTTatgtagaaaagaaaaaagaactaTGAAATAAAAGAAGTTTTCCTTAAGTTTTGTTAACGAAAACCAATCTGGAGTACTTGACATGCGAAGTCACTAAAACTTTCTTATAGTAACTTGTTCAGctaagaaaaatcaaacataaacagCAAACCCATTTCACAGCGTTGACAAATCTTAGAACCAACTTCTTGTAAGAATTGGTCTACAAACAGAATATATACTGTTACAACGGTGGTCTACTGATGTTGTTGATTGGTGTTTGGTGGAGGGCCTCCAGGCAAAGGCGGTTGCGGCTGCTGCATaaagcaaaaataaagagaatggATTAGTCGATGAATTTTCATTCAGCTCTACCTTTGCAACATCTAGTCATACCATAGAAACTATTAGCCAGTATGTTTCAAACGAGCCTATCTGTAGTATACTAACTAACAGTAGTAGAAAAGTGTTTAAAGAGACCTGTTGGAAAGGGTTGTTGTACCCTGGCATCATCTGTGGACGGTTGAAACCACGTCCTTGGGGATATATTGGTCCACCACTGCTTGGTGGTCCTTGAAATGCTCCAGAAGGAGGACCCATATAATGGCCTTGCGACATCTGCGGATTTATACCCCCTTGCATTCCCTGATCCAACAACAAGTGACGATATTAATCTCTCTTTCAGTAGAAAAGTATGAGAGTACTAATGTCACTCAAACAAAAGAACGATCCAAAGGCATAAGTTGTGGTCGAATTACAAGAGATCAAAAGAGCCATACCATTGGTCCGGGCATCTGATGAGGCATAGGCATTGATGAAGGTGGCATGTGACCGTGAGAAGGTACTTGCATAGGCCGGGGATGATGAGGATGTAATGGCATATGAGACGATGGTGGTCGCTGAAGATGAG of the Brassica rapa cultivar Chiifu-401-42 chromosome A03, CAAS_Brap_v3.01, whole genome shotgun sequence genome contains:
- the LOC103856019 gene encoding protein IQ-DOMAIN 1; the encoded protein is MTNKKGLFTLLKRVFISEANSEKKEKRRRWTFWKLKVRKRLPTITAPPTENGTRSESHEEQKEESVSEVGEVSHVSSSQKLDSIEKLEGSTSPDTAHLVAQYQLFLNREEEALAATRIQTAFRGHLARKALRALKGIVKLQAYIRGRAVRRQAMTTLKCLQSVVNIQSQVCGKRTQIPPRGSHRDYEESHMFSENILKVDTNGQKRWDDSLLTKEEARAVVMSKREAALRRERIKEYAVTHRKSAESYQKRSNTKWKYWLDEWVDTQRTKSKELEDLDLSLRTKTKDETMNKTPRNSSPRRLVSNSNNHRRQASISEEEPQNPVAAVTVTTTPTYMVATESAKAKSRSLSSPRIRPRSFDTQSESYSPYKNKLCLTTSVMSEAPSRVRVGNSNGNNSRASAYQQRSPGLRGFSIGPLKSCNNGGLLNDLSINSERSLPSWSKQSSLR